The sequence TTCTGGGTTTGATTAACCATTTGATGGTAAGTAAAGTTTTTAACCACTAAATCTCTTCCTTTTTTTCCCATCTCAAGAGCTACTTCTTTATGCTTAAGGAGAAAATCTACTTTTTCGGCGATGATTTCGCTATCGTAAGGATTAATCAAAAAACCAGTCTGGTTTTCTATCACCTGTTCTCTTCTGCTGCCTACATCAGTAGCAATTACTGGAATACCACAAGCCATTGCCTCTAAGACGACTACCGAAAAATTATCTCCGGCTGGTGGAGAAGGAGAGATATAAATATCTAAGAGAGGCATAAGATCATAAATATCAGCTCGATAGCCTAAAAATTTAAACCTTTCTGAAATATTTAAGGCTTTAGCCAGCTCTTCCAAAGCTTTTCTTTGAATACCATCTCCTGCAATTAAGAATTGAACCTCTGGGTATTTATTTAAAATGAGTTTAGCGGCCTGTAAAAATACATCTATTCCTTTCTCTGGTCTAAGTCCAGCCACAACTCCTAAAATAGGAGAAGATGGATCAAAGCCTATTTCTCTAATTAAATTGAGATCTTTTTCTTTAGGGAAATACAGATTTATATCCACCCCATTATAAATTACTTCAAGTTTATCCCGATCAATACCTTCTTGTTGATTTAGATAGTCCTTATGGGTATTAGAGACAGCAATAATCTTATCTATAAAAGGTAACATTATCTTGCTATACTTAGAGATGCTACTCTTTCCACCCCACAGACCAATACAGTGAGAAGCTCCTATAATCACAGGAACGCCAGCCATTTTAGCAGCAATGATACCATAAAAGATAGCATCTCGATTGTCAGTAAATAAGAATAAGATCTGACTTTGGTACTTTTTTATAATCTTATATAGTTTTAAGATAACAAAGATATTATATTTTTGCTTTAATAAATTAGGATAAACATCTACTCCTAAGTTTTTAAGGATCTTTTCATGGTCAGGATCGATAAAATAAAGACAAGCGACGGTGAAAGAGAATAAGTCTTTATCAAAACCTCTAATATTTTCGGACAATACTTGCTCTGCCCCTCCTCGGGTATAGGAAGAGATGATGCAGATAACATTTATCTGGCTGGTAACCATCTTATTCATAACAATTTATCCATAACAGTTTATTCATAACAATCCTATTCATAACAATCACGACAGAAAGAAGGAATCTGATGTTTCTTTATCTTTTCTCTAAAATTCTGGTAGTTAATATTATTCCAAATTTCTTTGAACTCTTCTTTGGAAAGATCCCCAAAATTTATTATTTCTGGATCAGCTAAGAGGCAACAAGGGACTACCCTTCCATCAGAAGCAATAAAACATGACCGCCATGGCCAATAACATTCTCTTCCCAATCTATGATAAAATTTATTCTTTTGGTAATGAATAAATTTAAATTCTAAAGAAGAAGCTTTTTTTGAAGCCTCTCTAATTATTTCTTTTAAGGAGTCAATATTTCTTCCTAAAGCTTCATTCTTCATTTTCTCTTTAAAATCTTCTTTCCCCCAATAAGTAAGATCATGTTGAAGGGTAAGGTAGTCAAGACCTATCTTTTTGCAGATGGCTATTAAATCTAAAAGTTCATGAATATTTGACTTTCTGCCTACAAACCACCCAGAGATAATAGGATACCTTAATTTACCTCTAATAGAAACAAGCATCTCTAAAGCACCTAAGACTTGATTTAAATCAGATCCCACTCTTATCTGGTTATGGGTCGTTAAGGTTGCCCCATCGATGGAGATAGTAATTTCTCTTAATCCACTTTGAATAATCTCTTGGGCTAGATTATAGTCGATTATCTTAGCATTAGAGAAAGAAAAGACTGAGATATTTTTCTCTTTCGCATAACGAACCATCTTAAAGAAGTCTTTATTTAAGAGAGGTTCTCCCATCCCGGTAATCTTTAATTCCAGTAAAGTATCAAACTGGTCCAAGATCTTCTTAAAGAGAGAAAAAGGCATATCTTTCTGACTTCTCTTAAAAAGAGGAGATTGACAAGAAGGGCATCTTAAATTACATCTGACCGTAGGTTCTAGATCTAAGGAATAAGGAAGAAAAGGATAGGATGCAGGTTTCTTTAAGGTGCCATAATAGGTACCTAAAAGATTAAGTAATTTTTTAGGAAATCTTAGATTAGTGGTTACAATATGTTGATATCTCTTCATCTTTGATAGAAAATTTATCATCTTAATTAGACCTTGTCCTTTCTAAGATATTCTTCAAAGTATCTCTCATAAATTTAGGAATAAAAGGTTTAAGCTTCTGGATCATATTATGAAGCTTGTTTTCACTATAAATATTAGCTGTCTCGTGAAGTTTCTTTAAGTATTGATTAACTACTTCTGCTTTCACATATCGTGTGTCAGATATTTGTCCCCCTCCAGTTTGAAGACCAGCGGTAATAAGGTCAAAAATGTCGCTTTT is a genomic window of bacterium containing:
- a CDS encoding radical SAM protein: MINFLSKMKRYQHIVTTNLRFPKKLLNLLGTYYGTLKKPASYPFLPYSLDLEPTVRCNLRCPSCQSPLFKRSQKDMPFSLFKKILDQFDTLLELKITGMGEPLLNKDFFKMVRYAKEKNISVFSFSNAKIIDYNLAQEIIQSGLREITISIDGATLTTHNQIRVGSDLNQVLGALEMLVSIRGKLRYPIISGWFVGRKSNIHELLDLIAICKKIGLDYLTLQHDLTYWGKEDFKEKMKNEALGRNIDSLKEIIREASKKASSLEFKFIHYQKNKFYHRLGRECYWPWRSCFIASDGRVVPCCLLADPEIINFGDLSKEEFKEIWNNINYQNFREKIKKHQIPSFCRDCYE
- a CDS encoding glycosyltransferase, producing the protein MNKMVTSQINVICIISSYTRGGAEQVLSENIRGFDKDLFSFTVACLYFIDPDHEKILKNLGVDVYPNLLKQKYNIFVILKLYKIIKKYQSQILFLFTDNRDAIFYGIIAAKMAGVPVIIGASHCIGLWGGKSSISKYSKIMLPFIDKIIAVSNTHKDYLNQQEGIDRDKLEVIYNGVDINLYFPKEKDLNLIREIGFDPSSPILGVVAGLRPEKGIDVFLQAAKLILNKYPEVQFLIAGDGIQRKALEELAKALNISERFKFLGYRADIYDLMPLLDIYISPSPPAGDNFSVVVLEAMACGIPVIATDVGSRREQVIENQTGFLINPYDSEIIAEKVDFLLKHKEVALEMGKKGRDLVVKNFTYHQMVNQTQNLFQELLKLKKDR